In Actinomycetota bacterium, a single window of DNA contains:
- a CDS encoding 3-isopropylmalate dehydratase large subunit, whose product MSGQTIAEKIFSAHSGTEAHAGDIVVADVDFVMGQDGTSPLAIRALENMGVDEVFDPAKVALVMDHSSPSPIEGVSALHTMMREFGAKTGATVYDVGEGVCHQLIPEKGHVVPGDLMVGCDSHTCTYGALNVFSTGVGSTDGAAAMASGKLWFKVPDTMKVIYTGKLAPGVFSKDLILYLAGEIGVDGATYEVIEFHGPVIDELSVEARMTISNMAIEVGAKAGLMKADAKTLAWFAGRGDKRPAPVDPDADATYLRELTLDASAIGPQIAKPHAVDNVCPIEEVEGTPIAEGVLGTCTNGRLEDFAIAARILEGRRVHPDVRFIVAPASRQILLDAIEAGYIQTLVAAGAALVTPGCGPCVGTHNGVPSDGENVISTANRNFKGRMGNSNAFIFLGSPATVAASVIEGKITDPRKYFG is encoded by the coding sequence ATTTCCGGACAGACGATCGCCGAGAAGATCTTCTCGGCCCATTCCGGCACCGAAGCGCATGCGGGCGACATCGTCGTCGCCGATGTCGACTTCGTGATGGGACAGGACGGCACGTCGCCGCTCGCCATCCGCGCACTCGAGAACATGGGTGTCGACGAGGTGTTCGACCCCGCGAAGGTCGCTCTCGTCATGGACCACAGCTCGCCGAGCCCGATCGAGGGCGTCTCCGCGCTTCACACCATGATGCGCGAGTTCGGCGCCAAGACCGGCGCGACCGTCTACGACGTGGGCGAGGGCGTGTGCCACCAGCTCATCCCCGAGAAGGGTCACGTCGTTCCCGGCGACCTCATGGTCGGTTGCGACTCGCACACCTGCACCTACGGCGCACTCAACGTGTTCTCCACCGGCGTCGGCTCCACCGACGGCGCGGCAGCGATGGCGTCGGGCAAGCTGTGGTTCAAGGTGCCCGACACCATGAAGGTCATCTACACCGGCAAGCTCGCGCCCGGCGTGTTCTCCAAGGACCTCATCCTCTACCTCGCCGGCGAGATCGGCGTAGACGGCGCCACCTACGAGGTGATCGAGTTCCACGGTCCCGTGATCGACGAACTCTCGGTCGAGGCGCGCATGACGATCTCCAACATGGCCATCGAGGTCGGCGCCAAGGCCGGGCTCATGAAGGCCGACGCCAAGACGCTCGCCTGGTTCGCTGGCCGAGGAGACAAGCGACCGGCACCGGTTGACCCCGACGCGGATGCCACGTACCTGCGCGAGCTGACCCTCGACGCCTCCGCGATCGGTCCACAGATCGCCAAGCCGCACGCGGTCGACAACGTCTGTCCGATCGAGGAGGTCGAGGGCACGCCGATCGCCGAGGGTGTCCTTGGCACGTGCACGAACGGGCGTCTCGAGGATTTCGCAATCGCGGCGCGCATCCTGGAGGGTCGTCGCGTCCATCCTGACGTGCGCTTCATCGTGGCACCCGCCTCGCGCCAGATACTGCTGGACGCGATCGAGGCCGGCTACATCCAGACGCTCGTGGCGGCCGGTGCCGCGCTCGTGACGCCCGGCTGCGGGCCGTGCGTCGGTACCCACAACGGTGTGCCGTCGGACGGTGAGAACGTCATCTCGACGGCCAATCGCAACTTCAAGGGCCGCATGGGCAACAGCAACGCATTCATCTTCCTCGGCAGCCCGGCCACTGTGGCCGCGTCCGTGATCGAGGGCAAGATCACCGATCCGCGGAAGTACTTCGGGTAG
- a CDS encoding isocitrate/isopropylmalate dehydrogenase family protein → MAKHTVTLIPGDGIGPEITRAMTRVVEATGVDIEWESVEAGADVLEKYGTPLPGHVLDSIRKNKVAIKGPITTPVGTGFRSVNVALRRELDLYACLRPSFSIEGTGARYDNVDLVIVRENTEDLYAGIEFEEGSESAKRLIEFAAAEGAGTIRPDSGISLKPISITCTRRIVKFAFDYAIANGRKKVTAVHKANILKHSDGLFLKVAREVAEEYKDSGIEFEDYIVDATCMQLVLHPEWWDVLVLPNLYGDILSDLAAGLIGGLGMAPGANIGAECAVFEPVHGSAPKYTGKDMANPTALILSSVLMLNHLGERDAADRILHAVKTVLAEGTHVTYDIKRTNTGSTDGCVGTQAYADALIDRL, encoded by the coding sequence TTGGCAAAGCACACCGTGACACTCATCCCTGGCGACGGCATTGGTCCCGAGATCACGCGCGCGATGACGCGCGTCGTCGAGGCGACCGGTGTAGACATCGAGTGGGAGTCCGTCGAAGCTGGCGCTGACGTCTTGGAGAAGTACGGAACGCCGCTGCCGGGGCACGTGCTCGACTCCATCCGGAAGAACAAGGTCGCCATCAAGGGCCCGATAACCACGCCGGTCGGCACCGGGTTCCGCAGCGTGAACGTCGCGTTGCGCAGGGAGCTCGACCTCTACGCATGTCTTCGGCCGTCGTTCTCGATCGAAGGCACGGGTGCGCGCTACGACAACGTCGATCTCGTCATCGTGCGCGAGAACACCGAGGACCTCTACGCCGGCATCGAGTTCGAGGAAGGCTCCGAGAGCGCCAAGCGGCTCATTGAGTTCGCGGCCGCCGAGGGCGCGGGCACGATCCGTCCCGACTCCGGGATCTCGCTCAAGCCGATCTCTATCACGTGCACGCGCCGCATCGTCAAGTTCGCGTTCGACTACGCCATCGCCAACGGCCGCAAGAAGGTCACGGCCGTGCACAAGGCCAACATCCTCAAGCACTCCGACGGGCTGTTCCTGAAGGTCGCCCGCGAGGTGGCCGAGGAGTACAAGGACTCCGGCATCGAGTTCGAGGACTACATCGTGGACGCCACATGCATGCAGCTCGTTCTGCACCCCGAGTGGTGGGACGTGCTCGTGCTCCCGAACCTCTACGGCGACATCCTCTCCGACCTGGCGGCTGGTCTCATCGGCGGTCTCGGCATGGCGCCGGGCGCCAACATCGGTGCCGAGTGCGCGGTATTCGAGCCGGTCCACGGCTCGGCGCCCAAGTACACCGGCAAGGACATGGCGAACCCGACCGCACTCATCCTTTCCTCGGTGCTCATGCTCAATCACCTCGGCGAGCGCGATGCGGCCGATCGGATCCTGCACGCGGTCAAGACCGTGCTTGCCGAGGGCACGCACGTCACCTACGACATCAAGCGCACGAACACCGGCAGCACCGATGGCTGTGTCGGCACGCAGGCCTATGCCGACGCGCTCATCGACCGGCTGTAG
- a CDS encoding nucleotidyltransferase domain-containing protein, producing MVSIVEDKRESIANVCRKYGVKSLYVFGSALRDDFRLGESDVDLLVEFGPMDGHSKAHAYFDMLDELRELLGTEVDLVMAGAVKNRYIARDIERTKQMLYAA from the coding sequence ATGGTTTCCATCGTTGAGGACAAGCGCGAATCTATCGCCAACGTGTGCCGCAAGTACGGGGTGAAGAGCCTCTACGTCTTCGGCTCGGCGTTGCGCGACGACTTCCGCCTGGGCGAGAGTGATGTCGACCTCCTCGTGGAATTCGGCCCCATGGACGGACACTCGAAAGCGCATGCGTACTTCGACATGCTCGACGAACTGCGAGAGTTGCTCGGCACAGAAGTCGATCTCGTCATGGCGGGAGCGGTGAAGAACCGCTACATTGCCCGCGACATCGAGCGTACGAAGCAGATGCTGTATGCCGCGTAG
- a CDS encoding type II toxin-antitoxin system PemK/MazF family toxin, whose translation MAARGEIYWVDWNPSRGSEQSGNRPALVVQNDTGNELSPTTIVVSLTTREMRKRYPFHVPVPEGVLPKHGTIMCEQIMTIDQSRLIGRRIALLDDSVMREVDEALKRSLGLR comes from the coding sequence ATGGCTGCGAGAGGCGAGATCTACTGGGTCGACTGGAATCCATCCAGGGGCTCAGAGCAGAGCGGGAACCGTCCTGCGCTGGTAGTGCAGAACGACACCGGAAACGAGCTGTCGCCAACGACCATCGTCGTATCGCTCACGACCAGAGAGATGAGGAAGCGGTATCCGTTTCATGTGCCCGTACCCGAGGGCGTGTTGCCCAAGCATGGCACCATCATGTGCGAGCAAATCATGACCATTGACCAGTCACGGTTGATTGGAAGACGGATTGCATTGCTCGATGATTCCGTCATGCGAGAAGTCGACGAAGCCTTGAAGCGGTCGCTGGGTCTACGGTGA
- a CDS encoding DUF86 domain-containing protein, which translates to MPRSAAVYLSDIVEACEAIDDVLSGVDLSAYQNARAIRSAVEREFIIIGEAVGALGRLAPAMFAEISHARLIIGFRNVLTHDYAAVDDETVFGLARSDVPNLRQECMELLEGLGEVD; encoded by the coding sequence ATGCCGCGTAGCGCTGCAGTCTACCTCTCAGACATCGTTGAGGCGTGCGAGGCGATTGACGACGTCTTGTCGGGGGTTGACCTTTCCGCATACCAGAACGCTCGCGCCATCCGCTCCGCTGTCGAACGCGAGTTCATCATCATCGGGGAGGCTGTGGGCGCCTTGGGCCGCCTGGCGCCTGCGATGTTCGCGGAGATATCGCATGCTCGCCTGATCATCGGCTTCCGCAACGTTCTCACACATGACTACGCGGCGGTTGACGATGAGACCGTCTTCGGACTGGCACGGTCGGACGTGCCCAATCTCAGGCAGGAATGCATGGAGTTGCTCGAGGGCCTGGGAGAAGTAGACTGA
- a CDS encoding 3-isopropylmalate dehydratase small subunit — protein sequence MELTAKAFKYGDDINTDYIIAGKYKFKSADMEAMAVHAMEELDPDYHAKVKPNGGFLVAGKNFGMGSSREQAPLVLIHSNTKAVLAKGFARIFYRNAINTGLPVVECDTDLIDDGDELTVDLEAGVVRNVTKGIEIPFAPLPPVMAQLLADGGLVEHFKKHGGFAL from the coding sequence ATGGAGCTTACGGCCAAGGCCTTCAAGTACGGTGACGACATCAACACCGACTACATCATCGCCGGCAAGTACAAGTTCAAGTCCGCCGACATGGAAGCCATGGCGGTGCACGCCATGGAGGAACTGGATCCGGACTACCACGCAAAGGTGAAGCCGAACGGCGGATTCCTGGTCGCGGGCAAGAACTTCGGAATGGGTTCAAGCCGGGAGCAGGCACCGCTCGTGCTCATCCACAGCAACACGAAAGCGGTGCTCGCGAAGGGGTTCGCGCGCATCTTCTACCGCAACGCGATCAACACCGGGCTGCCGGTCGTTGAGTGCGACACCGATTTGATCGACGACGGCGACGAGCTGACCGTCGATCTAGAAGCGGGCGTCGTGCGCAACGTGACAAAGGGCATAGAGATTCCCTTCGCGCCGCTGCCGCCGGTCATGGCGCAGTTGCTTGCCGACGGTGGACTGGTCGAGCACTTCAAGAAGCACGGCGGATTCGCGCTGTAG
- a CDS encoding addiction module protein, producing MSNAAHSFDRLSVSERIQLVEDLWDSIAISSADIPLTTAEIEELDRRLADMGRDPDAGVPWEEVLARIEERLRLCT from the coding sequence ATGAGCAATGCAGCCCACAGTTTCGACAGGCTTTCGGTCTCCGAGCGCATCCAGCTCGTTGAAGACCTGTGGGACAGCATCGCCATCAGCAGCGCTGACATCCCGCTGACGACAGCCGAGATCGAGGAGCTTGACCGTCGGCTTGCTGACATGGGCCGTGATCCCGATGCGGGCGTGCCTTGGGAAGAGGTCCTTGCTCGCATCGAAGAGCGGCTCCGGCTCTGCACCTGA
- the nifV gene encoding homocitrate synthase, producing the protein MPFESLLGTTEVKLDDTTLRDGEQTAGVVFANQEKIRIAKLLDEIGVHQIEAGIPAMGGDERDTIEEIAHLGLKASVLGWNRANIDDIKTSIDCGVDAVAISLATSDIHIETKLMKDRAWVIKSMQEAVAFAKSHGVYVSVNAEDASRTEMAFLIEYAEAARAEGADRIRFCDTIGIMEPFRTFTAIRTLKENVDIDIEMHTHNDFGMAVANAIAGIRGGANWVNVTVAGLGERAGNAALEEVVMALKYVEELEVEMDTSRFREIAEYVMKAAGRKIPIWKSVIGSNMFAHESGIHADGVIKNPKTYEVFSPAEVGLERQIVIGKHSGSKSIEMKFAEYGIELPREQASEMLPLVRSMAIELKRSLFDKELLYIYNDYLANKAKHDAV; encoded by the coding sequence ATGCCCTTCGAGAGCCTGCTGGGCACCACAGAGGTCAAGCTCGACGATACGACGCTGCGTGACGGCGAGCAGACAGCGGGTGTCGTCTTCGCGAACCAGGAGAAGATCCGCATCGCCAAGCTCCTCGACGAGATCGGCGTGCACCAGATCGAAGCCGGCATCCCGGCGATGGGTGGCGATGAGCGCGACACGATCGAGGAAATCGCGCACCTTGGACTGAAGGCGTCCGTCCTTGGCTGGAACAGGGCGAACATCGACGACATCAAGACCTCGATCGACTGCGGAGTCGACGCGGTCGCGATCTCGCTCGCGACTTCGGACATCCACATCGAGACCAAGCTCATGAAGGACCGCGCCTGGGTCATCAAGTCGATGCAGGAGGCCGTTGCGTTCGCCAAGAGCCACGGCGTCTACGTGTCCGTCAATGCCGAGGACGCGTCACGCACCGAGATGGCGTTCCTGATCGAGTATGCCGAGGCTGCCAGGGCCGAGGGCGCCGACCGCATCCGCTTCTGCGACACGATCGGCATCATGGAGCCGTTTCGCACGTTCACGGCGATCCGGACGCTGAAAGAGAACGTCGACATCGACATCGAGATGCACACCCACAACGACTTCGGCATGGCGGTCGCCAACGCCATCGCCGGCATCCGCGGCGGCGCCAACTGGGTCAACGTCACAGTCGCCGGTCTCGGCGAGCGGGCGGGCAACGCGGCGCTCGAAGAGGTCGTCATGGCGCTCAAGTACGTCGAAGAGCTCGAGGTCGAGATGGACACGAGCCGCTTCCGTGAGATAGCGGAATACGTCATGAAGGCGGCCGGCCGCAAGATCCCGATCTGGAAGTCGGTCATCGGATCGAACATGTTCGCGCACGAGAGCGGCATCCACGCCGACGGTGTGATCAAGAACCCCAAGACCTACGAGGTCTTCTCGCCGGCCGAGGTCGGGCTGGAGCGCCAGATCGTCATCGGCAAGCACTCGGGCTCCAAATCGATCGAGATGAAGTTTGCCGAATACGGGATCGAGCTTCCGCGGGAGCAGGCTTCTGAGATGCTTCCGCTGGTGCGCTCGATGGCCATCGAGCTCAAGCGCAGCCTCTTCGACAAGGAGCTGCTCTACATCTACAACGACTACCTAGCGAACAAGGCCAAGCACGACGCTGTATGA